In Micropterus dolomieu isolate WLL.071019.BEF.003 ecotype Adirondacks linkage group LG17, ASM2129224v1, whole genome shotgun sequence, one genomic interval encodes:
- the LOC123985431 gene encoding creatine kinase M-type-like isoform X2, translated as MTKNCHNDYKMKFSVDEEFPDLSLHNNHMAKVLTKEIYGKLRSKSTPSGFTLDDIIQTGVDNPGHPFIMTVGCVAGDEESYEVFKDLLDPVISDRHGGYKPTDKHKTDLNFENLKGGDDLDPNYVLSSRVRTGRSIKGFTLPPHNSRGERRMIEKLSIEALANLDGELKGKYYPLNGMTDAEQEQLIADHFLFDKPVSPLLTCAGMARDWPDARGIWHNDNKTFLVWVNEEDHLRVISMQKGGNMKEVFKRFCVGLQKIEEIFKKHNHGFMWNEHLGYILTCPSNLGTGLRGGVHVKLPKLSTHPKFEEILTRLRLQKRGTGGVDTASVGGVFDISNADRLGSSEVEQVQLVVDGVKLMVEMEKKLEKGESIDGMIPAQK; from the exons ATGACGAAGAACTGCCACAACGACTACAAAATGAAGTTCTCCGTGGACGAGGAGTTCCCCGATCTCTCCCTGCACAACAACCACATGGCCAAG GTGCTAACCAAGGAGATCTACGGCAAGCTGAGGAGCAAGTCCACCCCCAGTGGCTTCACCTTGGATGATATCATCCAGACTGGTGTTGACAACCCTG GTCACCCCTTCATCATGACCGTGGGCTGCGTTGCTGGTGATGAGGAGTCCTATGAGGTCTTCAAGGATCTGCTGGACCCCGTCATCTCCGACCGTCACGGCGGATACAAGCCCACCGACAAGCACAAGACTGACCTGAACTTCGAGAACCTGAAG GGTGGTGATGACCTGGACCCCAACTATGTGCTGTCCAGCCGTGTTCGTACCGGCCGCAGCATCAAGGGATTCACCCTGCCCCCCCACAACAGCCGTGGAGAGCGCAGAATGATTGAGAAGCTGTCCATTGAGG CCCTGGCCAACCTGGACGGTGAGTTGAAGGGAAAGTACTACCCTCTGAACGGCATGACCGACGCCGAGCAGGAGCAGCTGATCGCTGATCACTTCCTGTTCGACAAACCCGTGTCCCCCCTGCTGACCTGCGCTGGTATGGCCCGTGACTGGCCCGACGCCAGAGGCATCTG GCACAACGACAACAAGACCTTCCTGGTCTGGGTGAATGAGGAGGATCACCTGCGTGTCATCTCAATGCAGAAGGGAGGCAACATGAAGGAGGTCTTCAAACGCTTCTGCGTTGGCCTGcagaag ATTGAGGAGATCTTCAAGAAGCACAACCACGGCTTCATGTGGAACGAGCATCTGGGCTACATCCTGACCTGCCCCTCCAACCTGGGAACCGGCCTGCGCGGTGGCGTGCACGTCAAGCTGCCCAAGCTCAGCACACATCCCAAGTTCGAGGAGATCCTGACCAGGTTGCGTCTGCAGAAGCGTGGCACAG GTGGTGTGGACACAGCCTCCGTGGGTGGTGTGTTCGACATTTCCAATGCTGACCGTCTGGGCTCCTCCGAGGTGGAACAGGTCCAGCTGGTGGTTGATGGCGTCAAGCTGATGGTTGAGATGGAGAAGAAGCTTGAGAAGGGAGAGTCCATCGATGGCATGATCCCCGCCCAGAAGTAA
- the LOC123985431 gene encoding creatine kinase M-type-like isoform X1, whose product MVSPLPDKVRVAAMTKNCHNDYKMKFSVDEEFPDLSLHNNHMAKVLTKEIYGKLRSKSTPSGFTLDDIIQTGVDNPGHPFIMTVGCVAGDEESYEVFKDLLDPVISDRHGGYKPTDKHKTDLNFENLKGGDDLDPNYVLSSRVRTGRSIKGFTLPPHNSRGERRMIEKLSIEALANLDGELKGKYYPLNGMTDAEQEQLIADHFLFDKPVSPLLTCAGMARDWPDARGIWHNDNKTFLVWVNEEDHLRVISMQKGGNMKEVFKRFCVGLQKIEEIFKKHNHGFMWNEHLGYILTCPSNLGTGLRGGVHVKLPKLSTHPKFEEILTRLRLQKRGTGGVDTASVGGVFDISNADRLGSSEVEQVQLVVDGVKLMVEMEKKLEKGESIDGMIPAQK is encoded by the exons ACAAAGTAAGAGTCGCAGCCATGACGAAGAACTGCCACAACGACTACAAAATGAAGTTCTCCGTGGACGAGGAGTTCCCCGATCTCTCCCTGCACAACAACCACATGGCCAAG GTGCTAACCAAGGAGATCTACGGCAAGCTGAGGAGCAAGTCCACCCCCAGTGGCTTCACCTTGGATGATATCATCCAGACTGGTGTTGACAACCCTG GTCACCCCTTCATCATGACCGTGGGCTGCGTTGCTGGTGATGAGGAGTCCTATGAGGTCTTCAAGGATCTGCTGGACCCCGTCATCTCCGACCGTCACGGCGGATACAAGCCCACCGACAAGCACAAGACTGACCTGAACTTCGAGAACCTGAAG GGTGGTGATGACCTGGACCCCAACTATGTGCTGTCCAGCCGTGTTCGTACCGGCCGCAGCATCAAGGGATTCACCCTGCCCCCCCACAACAGCCGTGGAGAGCGCAGAATGATTGAGAAGCTGTCCATTGAGG CCCTGGCCAACCTGGACGGTGAGTTGAAGGGAAAGTACTACCCTCTGAACGGCATGACCGACGCCGAGCAGGAGCAGCTGATCGCTGATCACTTCCTGTTCGACAAACCCGTGTCCCCCCTGCTGACCTGCGCTGGTATGGCCCGTGACTGGCCCGACGCCAGAGGCATCTG GCACAACGACAACAAGACCTTCCTGGTCTGGGTGAATGAGGAGGATCACCTGCGTGTCATCTCAATGCAGAAGGGAGGCAACATGAAGGAGGTCTTCAAACGCTTCTGCGTTGGCCTGcagaag ATTGAGGAGATCTTCAAGAAGCACAACCACGGCTTCATGTGGAACGAGCATCTGGGCTACATCCTGACCTGCCCCTCCAACCTGGGAACCGGCCTGCGCGGTGGCGTGCACGTCAAGCTGCCCAAGCTCAGCACACATCCCAAGTTCGAGGAGATCCTGACCAGGTTGCGTCTGCAGAAGCGTGGCACAG GTGGTGTGGACACAGCCTCCGTGGGTGGTGTGTTCGACATTTCCAATGCTGACCGTCTGGGCTCCTCCGAGGTGGAACAGGTCCAGCTGGTGGTTGATGGCGTCAAGCTGATGGTTGAGATGGAGAAGAAGCTTGAGAAGGGAGAGTCCATCGATGGCATGATCCCCGCCCAGAAGTAA